A part of Brassica rapa cultivar Chiifu-401-42 chromosome A05, CAAS_Brap_v3.01, whole genome shotgun sequence genomic DNA contains:
- the LOC117125669 gene encoding uncharacterized protein LOC117125669, giving the protein MAKVLFSDLKTGRCSSVVEARLLRFWEARNVKRGGELMWMDLLMVDINSTVMQVTISAGRLPQFREMLCAGTMFSVSGFDVSRCAQNFRLTDSSLMIRFNESTSFQELTEPGSPLPDEAFRFRTHSELIGLANTNTQLPDIIGEILSVKSTVCDPPEEKNRVMVTLKLDR; this is encoded by the exons ATGGCGAAGGTTTTGTTTTCCGATCTCAAGACTGGGCGGTGCTCATCTGTTGTGGAGGCGAGACTGCTTCGATTCTGGGAGGCTAGGAACGTTAAGCGTGGTGGAGAGCTAATGTGGATGGATCTGCTCATGGTTGATATCAAC TCGACTGTGATGCAAGTCACGATCAGTGCTGGCCGTCTCCCACAGTTCCGGGAAATGCTCTGTGCCGGGACAATGTTTTCCGTGTCCGGTTTTGATGTCTCCAGATGCGCGCAGAATTTTCGGCTCACTGATTCGTCTTTGATGATCCGGTTCAACGAGTCCACTTCATTCCAGGAGTTGACCGAACCTGGCTCTCCCTTGCCAGATGAAGCATTCCGGTTCCGCACCCATTCGGAGCTGATTGGTCTTGCCAATACTAACACTCAGCTACCAG ACATCATAGGTGAGATATTGAGTGTGAAGAGCACGGTTTGCGATCCTCCAGAGGAGAAGAATCGTGTTATGGTGACTCTGAAGCTGGATAGGTGA